In Syngnathus acus chromosome 5, fSynAcu1.2, whole genome shotgun sequence, a genomic segment contains:
- the rpl29 gene encoding 60S ribosomal protein L29 encodes MAKSKNHTTHNQSRKAHRNGIKKPRSHRYESLKGVDPKFLRNMRFAKKHNKKGLKAARKAAAAKAAGVVAPAPAVAQK; translated from the exons ATGGCAAAGTCGAAGAACCACACGACACATAACCAAT CTCGCAAAGCCCATAGGAACGGCATCAAGAAGCCCAGATCCCACCGCTATGAGTCGCTCAAGGGG GTCGACCCCAAGTTCCTGAGAAACATGCGCTTTGCCAAGAAACACAACAAGAAGGGCCTGAAGGCGGCGAGGAAGGCCGCGGCAGCCAAGGCCGCAGGGGTTGTGGCTCCTGCCCCAGCCGTCGCTCAGAAATGA